A single Nicotiana tabacum cultivar K326 chromosome 5, ASM71507v2, whole genome shotgun sequence DNA region contains:
- the LOC142180953 gene encoding uncharacterized protein LOC142180953 yields MGDQKCILSVVYGFYTIERRKQLWESLTKIGRKISAPWPIGGDFNSVLQLQDRMRGNTISMAEIQDFNKCVQDLRLSELAWEGEYYTWSNKQDGSDRIWSRIDRMFGNYEWMMQWGHAATTYDVPFISDHAPMNLCLTFSQGTRKTPFKFFNVWAEHESFLSSVQQIWQQRIHSKNMQNIWLKLKTLRPMLRKLNVEEFKFIRKKIEKARIDLDRVQRSITTNFSDELLLEEK; encoded by the coding sequence ATGGGGGATCAAAAGTGTATATTGTCAGTAGTCTATGGCTTCTACACTATAGAGAGAAGGAAGCAATTATGGGAAAGTTTAACAAAGATAGGGCGAAAGATCTCCGCACCATGGCCAATTGGAGGAGATTTTAACTCTGTACTACAACTACAAGATAGGATGCGTGGAAATACAATCAGCATGGCTGAAATTCAAGACTTCAATAAGTGTGTCCAAGACTTGAGACTTAGTGAATTGGCATGGGAGGGTGAATATTACACGTGGTCTAATAAGCAAGATGGGAGTGACAGAATATGGAGCAGAATTGATAGAATGTTTGGCAATTATGAGTGGATGATGCAATGGGGGCATGCTGCTACTACATATGATGTGCCTTTCATCTCTGACCATGCTCCCATGAACCTATGTTTAACTTTTAGCCAAGGAACCAGGAAAACTCCTTTTAAATTTTTCAATGTGTGGGCTGAGCATGAGAGCTTCTTAAGCAGTGTTCAGCAAATATGGCAACAGAGAATACACAGTAAGAACATGCAGAATATTTGGTTGAAACTGAAAACACTTAGGCCAATGCTTAGGAAACTAAATGTTGAAGAGTTCAAATTCATAAGGAAGAAGATTGAGAAAGCCAGAATTGATCTTGATAGGGTTCAAAGGAGCATAACTACTAATTTCTCTGATGAACTACTATTAGAAGAGAAGTGA